One Owenweeksia hongkongensis DSM 17368 genomic region harbors:
- a CDS encoding GNAT family N-acetyltransferase: protein MSYIVKVADESHSQYAESICQMMADAAKIRGTGIAKREPAYIQAKMAEGKAVIAFDVNTVVGFCYIETWEGKKYVANSGLIVHPEYRNTGLARAIKQATFDLSKQKFPTSLLFGITTSQAVMRINSDLGYKPVPFSELTQDNAFWKGCESCPNHDILLRTNRGMCLCTGMMYDLSKTLPKPLDKKKSWENFRSFMTERKERIQKKLQKFPFLKPALKNLKSNDE, encoded by the coding sequence ATGTCATATATTGTTAAGGTGGCTGATGAGAGTCATTCTCAATACGCGGAATCTATTTGCCAAATGATGGCGGATGCCGCTAAAATTCGCGGGACAGGAATTGCCAAACGTGAGCCCGCATACATACAAGCCAAAATGGCCGAAGGCAAGGCTGTGATCGCATTTGATGTGAACACAGTTGTTGGTTTTTGTTACATAGAAACCTGGGAAGGCAAAAAATATGTGGCCAACTCCGGGCTTATTGTTCATCCTGAATATCGCAATACAGGACTGGCAAGAGCCATTAAGCAAGCCACGTTCGACCTTTCAAAACAAAAGTTTCCTACGTCACTATTATTCGGAATTACCACCAGCCAGGCGGTAATGCGAATAAACTCTGACCTGGGCTACAAGCCCGTTCCATTTTCGGAGCTTACTCAGGATAATGCCTTTTGGAAAGGCTGCGAAAGCTGCCCTAATCACGACATTCTGCTACGCACTAATCGCGGCATGTGCTTATGCACAGGTATGATGTACGATTTGAGTAAAACTCTGCCTAAGCCTCTGGATAAGAAAAAATCATGGGAAAATTTCAGAAGCTTTATGACAGAGCGCAAAGAGCGCATTCAAAAGAAACTTCAAAAATTCCCTTTCCTAAAACCAGCATTAAAAAATCTAAAATCCAATGATGAATAA